GCCGCGCGACGGCGAAGACGAGTACGCCGAGGAGGAGCCCGACGGACACGATCTCGGCGACGAGGCTGTTCACGGGCGGCGCCGCGGCCTTTCTCGTGGTGCGGGCGGGTGGTTCGGACGGGGCGGTCGCGGGGCGCGACGCCCGCCCAAACCTACGGCGGGCGGGTCCGGCCCGCGACACCCCCGGCGGGGGGCGGAGGCGGGGTGCCTGGGGCTGGGGATCGTTGGCCCGGGCTGCGCGCCCACGGGCGGGAGTCGTCCTCAAACGCCGGACGGGCTGGGTGTGCCAGGACCGTTGGCACGGTTGCGCGACCACCGGCCGAGGTTGTCCACAGACGCCGGACGGGCTGGAGATGCAGCCCGCCCGGCTCCTCAAGGAGGGCGGGGGCGGGTGCATTGGCCGGGTTGCGCGGCACATGGCCGCGCTTGTCCTCAAACGCCGGACGGGCTGGGTGTGGCCACAGACGCCCTACGGGCTGGAGATGGAGCCCGCAACGCCTCAGCGGCCAGGCATCTGGAGCCCAGGAGCATCGGTCAGTTACGCGGGGCACCTGACCGCGCTCGTTCACAGACGCCCTACGGGCTGGGGTGGGGCCACAGACGCCGGGCGGGCCGCATGTGCGGCCCGCCCGGGTCCAGGACCGATCAGTGGCCCCGTGTCAGCCCTGCGCGCCCAGGCGTTCCAGGATCAGTTCGCGGACCCGTGCCGCGTCCGCCTGGCCCCGGGTGGCCTTCATGACCGCTCCCACCAGGGCGCCCGCCGCCGCGACCTTGCCCGCGCGGATCTTGTCCGCGATCGCCGGGTTCGCCGCGATCGCCTCGTCCACCGCCGTGCCCAGCGCGCCCTCGTCGGAGACGACCTTCAGGCCGCGCTTCTCGACGACGGTGTCCGGGTCGCCCTCGCCCGCGAGGACGCCTTCCAGGACCTGCCGGGCCAGCTTGTCGTTCAGCTCGCCCGCCGTGACCAGTTCCGCCACCCGGGCGACCTGCGCCGGGGTGATCGGGAGCGCCGCGAGGTCCGTGGACGTCTCGTTGGCGCTGCGCGCCAGCTCGCCCATCCACCACTTGCGTGCCTGGTCGGCGGGGGCGCCGGCCTCGACCGTCGCGGTGATCAGCTCGACCGCGCCCGCGTTGAGCATCGACTGCATGTCGTGCTCCGAGACGCCCCACTCCTCACGCAGCCGCTTGCGGCGCAGCCGGGGCAGCTCCGGCAGCCCGCCGCGCAGCTCCTCCACCCACTCGCGCGGGGGCGCGACCGGGACGAGGTCGGGCTCGGGGAAGTACCGGTAGTCCTCCGCCTCCTCCTTCACACGGCCGGACGTCGTGGAACCGTCCTCCTCGTGGAAGTGGCGGGTCTCCTGGATGATCGTGCCGCCGCCGTCGAGCACCGCGGCGTGCCGCTGGATCTCGTAGCGCGCCGCCCGCTCCACACTGCGCAGCGAGTTGACGTTCTTCGTCTCGGAGCGCGTGCCGAACTTCTCCCTGCCGTGCGGGCGCAGCGACAGGTTGACGTCGCAGCGCATCTGGCCCTGTTCCATCCGGGCCTCGGAGACGTCCAGCGCCTTGATCAGCTCGCGCAGCTCCGCCACGTACGCCTTCGCGACCTCCGGCGCACGCGCCCCGGCGCCCTCGATCGGCTTGGTGACGATCTCGATGAGCGGGATGCCGGCGCGGTTGTAGTCCAGCAGGGAGTGGGACGCGCCCTGGATACGGCCGGTGGCGCCGCCGACGTGCAGCGACTTGCCGGTGTCCTCCTCCATGTGGGCGCGCTCGATCTCCACACGGAAGATCTCGCCGTCCTCCAGCTGGACGTCCAGATAGCCGTTGTAGGCGATCGGCTCGTCGTACTGGGAGGTCTGGAAGTTCTTCGGCATGTCCGGGTAGAAGTAGTTCTTCCGGGCGAACCGGCACCACTCGGCGATCTCGCAGTTCAGCGCGAGACCGATCTTGACGGCCGACTCCACGCCGATCGCGTTGACGACCGGGAGCGCCCCGGGCATGCCGAGACAGGTGGGACAGGTCTGCGAGTTGGGGTCGGCGCCCAGCTCGGTGGAGCAGCCGCAGAACATCTTCGTTCTGGTGCCGAGCTCGACATGGACCTCCAGGCCCATGACGGGGTCGTACGTCGCGAGAGCGTCCTCGTACGGGACGAGCGACACGTGTTCAGTGACGGTCACGGTGAAACTTTCCCTCTCTGCGGGCTCAGCCCAGCAGGACGTCGTCGTCGCCCAGCCGCTTCAGCTCGCGGTAGAGCAGAGCGATGCCGGTGACGATGGCGGCGGCGGAGACGGCGGCGTCGATCAGCCGCAGCGTGTCGTTGTCCTCGCGGGCCATCTTGGCCTGCTTGAAGACGCTGACGGCTCCGAAAGCGGTCGTGCCGATCGACAGGTACATGCCGGACTTCGACTTCTTGAAGCTCTTGGCCTTCTTGGTCATTGCGCTCACAGCGACGGTGCCTCCTCCAACAGCGGATGTCCCCAGCGTTCCACGAACGCCGCCTCGACCGCTGCGCCTACCCGGTAGAGACGGTCGTCCTTCATCGCGGGGGCGATGATCTGCAGCCCGACCGGCAGACCGTCCTCCGGCGCCAGTCCGCAGGGCAGCGACATGGCGGCGTTTCCGGCCAGGTTGGTCGGGATGGTGCACAGATCGGAAAGGTACATCGCCATCGGGTCGTCGGCGCGTTCACCGATCGCGAAGGCGGTGGTGGGCGTGGTCGGCGAGACGATCACGTCGACCTGCTCGAAGGCCTTCTCGAAGTCCCTGACGATGAGGGTGCGGACCTTCTGCGCTGAGCCGTAGTACGCGTCGTAGTAGCCGGAGCTGAGCGCGTACGTACCGAGCATGATGCGCCGCTTGACCTCGTCGCCGAAGCCCGCCTCACGGGTGAGGGCGGTGACGTCCTCGGCCGAACGGGTGCCGTCGTCGCCGACCCGCATGCCGTAGCGCATGGCGTCGAAGCGCGCGAGGTTGGAGGAGCACTCGGAGGGCGCGATCAGGTAGTACGCCGAGAGGCCGAGGTCGAAGGACGGGCAGTCCAGCTCGACCACTTCCGCGCCGAGCTCCTTGAGGAGGTCGACGGACTCGGCGAAGCGCTGCATGACGCCGGCCTGGTAGTGCTCGCCGGAGAACTGCCGGACGACGCCGACGCGCATACCGGCGACGGTGCCGTTGCGGGCGGCCTCGACGACCGGGGGCACGGGGGCGTCGATGGAGGTCGAGTCGAGCGGGTCGTGCCCGCCGATGACCTCGTGGAGAAGGGCCGCGTCCAGGACCGTACGGGCGCACGGGCCGCCCTGGTCGAGCGAGGACGAGAAGGCGACCATGCCGTAGCGCGAGACGCCGCCGTAGGTGGGCTTGACGCCGACCGTGCCGGTGACGGACGCGGGCTGGCGGATCGAGCCGCCGGTGTCCGTGCCGATGGCGAGCGGCGCCTCGTACGCGGCGAGGGAGGCCGACGAGCCGCCGCCGGAGCCGCCGGGGATACGGGTGAGGTCCCAGGGGTTGCCCGTGGGGCCGTACGCGCTGTTCTCCGTGGAGGACCCCATGGCGAACTCGTCCATGTTGGTCTTGCCGAGGATGACGACGCCGGCGTCCTTGAGGCGCCGGGTGACCGTCGCGTCGTACGGCGGGATCCAGCCTTCGAGGATCTTGGAGCCGACGGTGGTGGGGATGCCCTCGGTGGTGAAGATGTCCTTCAGCGCGAGGGGGACGCCGGCGAGCGGGCCGAGCTTCTCGCCCCGGGCCCGCTGCTCGTCCACGGCGCGGGCCTGCGCGAGGGCGCCGTCACGGTCGACGTGCAGGAAGGCGTGGACCTTCTCGTCGACGGCCTCGATACGGGCGAGGTGGGCCTCGGTGACCTCGACGGCCGTCAGTTCGCCGGAGGCGACCTTCTCGGCGATCTCGGCGGCGGTGAGCCGGATGATGTCGGTCTTGATGTCCGTCATGGCTGTTAGTCCTCCCCCAGGATCTGCGGCACCTTGAAACGCTGCTGTTCCTGGGCCGGGGCGCCGGAGAGCGCCTGCTCGGGGGTGAGCGACGGGCGTACCTCGTCCGCGCGCATGACGTTGGTCAGCGGCAGCGGGTGCGAGGTCGGCGGAACGTCTTGGTCGGCGACCTCGGATACGCGGGCGACCGCGCCGATGATGTCGTCGAGCTGACCGGCGAAGTGATCGAGCTCTTCGCCCTTCAGCTCCAGACGCGCCAGCCGTGCGAGGTGGGCGACCTCCTCGCGCGTGATGCCAGGCATGCAGCGATCCTCTGGGTGAGTGTCGGGATTTTGACCCAATCCTATGGGGCGCGGCACCGTGCCCACGAAACGGTTTCCCGCATCCGGGATCCGGCTCCGGCCCGGGTCCCGATCCCGGCCCGCGGCACGGCGCCCGCGTGGACTGCCGGGTGGCTACTGGACCACGCGGCTGGACGGGCCCGAGGCGTCGCTGCGCGGGGGCTCCAGGGCCGGTGCGGGCGGCGGGCGGTGCCAGCCCGTCTCGCCGCGGGCGAGCAGCCAGGACGTCGCCTCGTGCGGAGGCATGGCGGCGGCCACGAGCCAGCCCTGGACCGCGTCGCAGCTCAAGTCGCGCAGGCGCTCCCAGGTCTCGTCGTCCTCGACGCCCTCGGCGACGACCACCAGGCCCAGCGAGTGGGCGAGATCGATGGTGCAGCGGACGATCTCCGCGTCCTCGGTGTCGATGGCGAGGCGGGCCACGAACGAGCGGTCGATCTTCAGCTCGCTCACCGGCAGACGGCGCAGATGGACCAGCGACGAGTAGCCGGTGCCGAAGTCGTCGAGGGACATCTTCACGCCGTGGCCCGTCAGGCCCGCCAGGGTGTCGGCGGCGCGCTGCGGGTCCTCCAGCAGGACGTGCTCGGTTATCTCCAGCTGGAGCGCGCCAGCCGGGACGCCGTGCCGGGCGAGCCGCGCGGCGACCGCGCCGGCGAAGCCCGGGGTGTGAACATCACGTGGCGAGACGTTGACGGCCACGGGGACGAACAGCCCCTGGGACCGCCAGCGGGCGACCTGGCCGAGGGCCGATTCCAGTACGTACTCGGTGAGATACGGCATCAGACCCGAGGACTCGGCAATCGCGATGAACTCGTCCGGGGGCACCCTCCCCCGGTCCGGATGCACCCACCGTACGAGCGCCTCCAGACCGACGACCTGGCCGTCGAAGCGGACCTTGGGCTGGTAGTGGAGCTCCACGTCGCCCGCGTCGAGCGCGCGCCGCAGATCGCCCAACAGGCCGAGCCGGTCGGGGGTGTTGGAGTCGCGCTTGGACTCGTACACCTCCACGCCCGTACGGTCCCGCTTGGCCTGGTACATCGCGACGTCGGCCCGCTGGAGCAGCCCTTCGGCGTCCACCGCGTGCTCGGGGTAGACCGCGACGCCGGCGCTCGCCTCCAGGACGAGCGTCAGCCCGTCCAGATCGAGAGGCGAGGACAGCTCCGCCGCGAGATGGCGGGCCACGCGCTGCGCGCTGGTCGTGGAGTCGACCAGCGGCAGCAGTACGGCGAACTCGTCGCCACCGAGCCGCGCGGCCTCCGCCCCGCGCGGCAGGGCCAGCTTGAGCCGGTCCGCTATCTGCAACAGCAGTCTGTCGCCCGCGAGATGGCCGAGCGTGTCGTTGACCGAGCGGAACCGGTCGAGGTCGATCAGGACCAGCGCGGAGCGTGCGCCGAGGTTCTTGGCCTCCTCCAGCGCCGTCCATGTCCGCTCGAGGAGCCACTGCCGGTTGGGCAGCCCGGTCAGGGGGTCGCGCAGCTGCTCCTCGGCGCGCGCCCTGGCGATCCAGAGCGTGGAGTCGAGGGCGATCAGCGGGACGGCGAACAGCGGCAGCACCACCGGCCGGGACACGGCGACCACACAGATCAGCGGGGTGATCCCGAGCAGCGCGACGGCGAGCAGGCCCTGCCGCAGGAGTGCCGTGCGGGCCACGGTCGGCAGGCCGCCGCCCTGCGGGGTCCGCGAGTACCACAGGAGCAGCCGGGTCACCAGCAGATACGCCCCGGCCGCCAGGACGATTTCGGGAACGGTGCCGATCCCCCAGTGGAGGGGCTGCCACGGCTCCGCGACCGTCGGTACGTCGCCGAAGGCGAGCAGGACCAGCGCCGCGGCCCCGATTCCGAGGATGTCCGCGGCGCCGTGCAGCGCACCCTGCCGCCAGCGGTGTCTGCGGGCGGTGCCGACCAACACCACGACCGCGAGGCTGACGAGTCCGGCGGCCACCCAGCCGTACAGGAGCAGCACTCCGAGGGTGAGGGCGGCGCCGGAGCCCGTGCCGCCCCACCAGCGGTCGCGGCCGAGCGCGACGAGATGACCGACCACGATGCAGGTGAGCACGGCGAGCGACCAGCCCGTGGTGCCGCCCGGGAAGAGCGCGTCGCCGTCCCGAAGGTCGAGGGAGATTCCCAGCGCCAGCACGGCGGCGGCGAGTCCCACCACGACGAGGGGCACTCTGGCCGACATGCCTCCAAGTCCCGCGAATCCACGCGGGCGTGAGACCGGGGCGGCGCTCTCGGTCGGTTTCATTCCCGTCCCTCTCACAGCCGGCAGTGCCGTTACCACGCGATGGCACGTTGTCATGCCACCACGGCTGATTTCCCACACGCAGCCGTGCACGACAGGCGTACCCCTCAACAGTAGGCCGCGAACGGCGTCGGCGGGCAGCGCTCTACCGCTGTTGCCCGAATGCAACCCGCCCTTCCGTATCCATCTGGTATGCGTCCGAACGGGTGACCTACGAGGGCTTGTTGTGCCCGTTCGGTCAGTCGGTCCCGCTCCCGGCAGACGCATCGTCAGCCGTCCGGGGGACGTCCTTGGCCGGTTCCGGCGCACTGTCCTCAGGGGCCCCTGGCGCCTGTACCGCGGCCTCTCGCGCCGCTTCGGGGCCTTCGGCGAGCAGGACGGCGAAGCCCGTCTCGTCGAGCACCGGCACCTTCAGCTGCATCGCCTTGTCGAACTTGGAGCCGGGGTTCTCACCTACCACCACGAAGGCGGTCTTCTTCGACACGGCGCCGGTGACTTTCGCTCCGAGCGTCTGGAGCGCCTCTTTCGCGCCATCCCTGGTGTGATTTTCCAACGTGCCCGTGACAACGACGGTGAGACCCGCGAGCGGGCGCGGACCCTCGTCCTCGCCGCCGCCCTCCTCCTCCATCCGGACCCCGGCCTCACGCCACTTGCGCAGGATCTCGCGGTGCCAGTCCACCTCGAACCACTGCTTGAGCGAGGCCGCGATGGTCGGGCCGACGCCCTCGACGGCCGCCAGCTCCTCCTCGGTGGCCCGCTCGATCCTGTCGATGGACCGGAACTCCCTGGCCAGCGCGACCGAGGCGACCGGTCCCACGTGCCGGATGGACAGCCCCGCGATGATCCGGGCCAGCGGGCGTTCCTTGGCGGCCTCGATGTGCTCCAGCATCGCCAGCGCGTTCTTCTTCGGCTGGCCCTCCTGGTTGGCGAAGACGGTGACAACCTTCTCCTCGCCGGTCTCCGGGTCGCGCTTGGGCAGGCCGCTGTCCGAGTCGAGCACATACGCCTTGATGGGCAGCAACTGGTCCACGGTGAGCGTGAAGAGGTCACCCTCGTTGAGCAGCGGGGGCGTCGAAGGCTCCAGCGGCTTGGTCAGCGCGGCAGCGGCGACATAGCCGAAGTTCTCGATGTCCAGGCATTTGCGGCCACCGAGATAGAACAACCGCTCGCGCAACTGGGCGGGGCAGGAGCGGGCGTTGGGGCAGCGGAGGTCGATATCGCCCTCCTTCATGGCCTGCAATTCCGTACCGCAGTCGGGGCAGACGGCCGGCATCTCGAACTCGCGCTCGCTGCCGTCCCGCAGATCGGCGACCGGGCCCAGGATCTCCGGGATGACGTCGCCCGCCTTGCGCAGCACGACCGTGTCACCGATGAGGACGCCCTTGGCCTTCACCACCTCCTGGTTGTGGAGGGTGGCGAACTCGACCTCGGAGCCCGCGACATGGACCGGCTCGACCACCGCGTAGGGAGTGACCCGGCCGGTGCGTCCCACACCGACCCGGATGTCGACCAGTTTGGTGTTGACCTCCTCCGGCGCGTACTTCCAAGCGATCGCCCAGCGCGGGGCACGGGAGGTCGAACCGAGCCTGCCCTGAAGGGAGATCTCGTCCAGCTTGACCACGACGCCGTCGATCTCGTGCTGCACGGAGTGGCGGTTCTCCCCGAAGTGGGAGATGAACTCCCGCACCCCCGCGAGGTCTTCGACCACCTTGTTGTGCTGGGCCGTCGGCAGACCCCACTCCTCCAGCAGTCCGTAGGCGTGCGACAGGCAGTCGATGTCGAAGCCCTCGCGTGCCCCGATGCCGTGCACCACCATGTGCAGCGGGCGCGACGCCGTGACCTTCGGGTCCTTCTGGCGCAGCGAACCCGCCGCCGCGTTGCGCGGGTTGGCGAACGGCTTGTCACCGGCCGCCACCAGCCGGGCGTTGAGCTCCTGGAAGCCGTCCATCGGGAAGAAGACCTCGCCGCGGATCTCGACCAGCTCCGGGACGCGGTCGCCCGTCAGCCGGTGCGGGATCTCGGCGATCGTACGGACGTTGGGCGTGATGTCCTCGCCGGTGTAGCCGTCCCCGCGGGTGGCGGCGCGCGTCAGCCTCCCCTGTTCGTACGTCAGATTGACGGCGAGTCCGTCCACCTTCAGCTCGCACAGGAAGTGATAACCCGGCGCGCCCACGTCGCGGGCGACGCGCTCCGCCCAGGCCGCCAGCTCCTCGTCGTCGAACGCGTTGTCCAGCGAGAGCATGCGCTCGCGGTGCTCGACCGCGGTGAACTCCGTCTCGTACGCCCCCGCGACCTTCTGGGTCGGCGAGTCGGGCGTACGCAGCTCCGCGTACCGCTCCTCCAGCGCCTCGAGGGCGCGCAGCAGCTTGTCGAACTCGCCGTCGCTGACGACCGGCTGGTCCTTCACGTAGTAGCGGAACCGGTGCTCCTCGACCTGCTCGGCGAGGTGCGCGTGTCGCTCCCGCGCTTCCGCGGGCACTGCCGTCTGCTGTTCGCCGGCCACCGTTTCGTCCTCCCGTTTCACCGCGATCACCGCGAGCCCCGCGATCAGCGCGACCCATGTCTCGGAAATGTCACTCAGGGTTGTCCGCGAGGGATCGCGCCGCCCTGACACAGTGCGCCATGACGGCACGGGCATACCCGGGCGAAGCACCCGCGAGCCCGCACGACGGAGTGATCACCACGGACTCCGCGAGAGTCCCCGGATCCAGCCCCAGCCTGCGCCACAGCGTTCTGATACCCATGACGCTACCGCCCGGGTCCGACAATCGGGTGTCCGTGCCCGCGACGACCCCGGCGAGCAGTTTCACGCCGCCCTCCACCGCCTCGCCGATCGGCTCCTCGTCACGCTCGGTGAGCAGGGAGAAGTCGAACGACACGGCTGCCGCCTCGGCACGGCGCAGCAGGGCGAACGGCACGTCCGGGGCGCAGGAGTGCACGACGGCGGGGCCGCCGTTCGCCCTCATCACCTGGCGCAGCGCGTCCTCGACGACCTGCCGGTCCACGGCCCGGTGGGTCCGGTAGCCGCTGGCCGTTCTGATGTGCCCGCGCAGTACGGCGGTGAGGGACGGTTCGTCGAGCTGGAGCACTGGCGTGGCGCCGGGCACCCTGCGCCGTACGTCGGCGAGGTGCGCCGTCAGGCCCTCCACCAGCGATCCGGCCAGGTCGCGGCAGGCGCCGGGGTCGCTGAGCGCCGACTCGCCGTTGCGCAGTTCCAGCGCGGCGGCGAGCGTCCAGGGGCCGACCACCTGGACCTTGAGCGGGCCCTCGTAGCCCTGGGCGAACTCTTCGAGCGCGTCCAGGTCCTCGCCCAGCCAGGACCGGGCCCGCCGGGTGTCGCGGCCGGGGCGGTCACCGATCCGCCAGCCGCTGGGCTCCACGCGGGCGAAGACCTCGACGAGCAGGCCGGCGGTCCGCCCGATCATGTCGGCGCCGGGTCCGCGCGCGGGCAGTTCGGCGAGGTGCGGGAAGTCCTCGAAGGTGCCGGTGACGCCCTTGGCGGTCTCGCGCGCGTCCCCGCCGGGCATGGACCCGACGCCGGTGGCGGCGCCCCAGAGGGCTTTCGCGGGGGCGCGGGTACCGGGCTCGTTGCCGGTCCCGCCGTCGGTCTCGTTCATCGTCCCGGCCGCACCGTCAGGTCGTTGATCTCCGCGTCGCGCGGCAGGTCCAGGGCCGTGAGGATCGTCGTCGCGACCGACTCCGGGTCGATCCAGCGGGAGGCGTCGTACTCCTTGCCCTCCTGCCCGTGCACCTTGACCTGCATGGGCGTGGCCGTACGGCCCGGATAGACCGAGGCGACGCGGACGCCGTTCGGCCGCTCCTCCTGACGGAGGGCGTCGGCGAGCGCCTTCAGGCCGTGCTTGGAGGCGCCGTACGCGGCCCACCCGGCGTGGGCGGTCAGACCGGCGCCCGAGTTCACGAAGATCACCTGGCCCTGCGAGGCGCGCAGTTGGGGCAGGAAGAGCCGGGTCAGCTCGGCGGGCGCGACGAGGTTCACGTTCAGCTGGCTCGTCCACGCCTTGGGGGTCAGCTCGCCGACCGGGCCGAGGTCGACGATGCCCGCGATGTGCAGGAGCGAGTCCAGCCGGTCGGGCAGCGTCTGGTGCGACAGCGCCCAGGAGAGCCGCTCGGGGTTCGTGAGGTCGCCGACGAGCACACCGGCGCCGGGGTGGGCCGCGGCGAGCTCCTTGCCCCGGCCGGCGTCGCGGGCGAAGAGCAGCAGGTCGTCGCCGCGCTCGTGCAGCCGACGCGCGACGGCGGCGCCGATGCCGGAGCCCGCGCCGGTGATCAGATGGGTAGCCATGGGGTCATGTTCGCATCACCTCGTGGCGCGGTCGTACGGTCCCGCCCCCGTCCCGCCGGGGCCCCCCTCGCGTCGCCCGTGGCGGCCCCGTCGCGGCGCCGAAGCCGTCAGCGCACGCCGACGGACTCCTCCAAGTAGGCGAGGGCGCCCACCGCCTCCTCCGCGAAGAAGACCAGCTCGGTCAGCGGCAGGGGGAGGAAGCCCTCGCGGTCCATACGGACGAACTGCTCCTTGAGTCCGTCGTAGAAGCCCGCCGTGTTGAGCAGCACCACGGGCTTGTCGTGCATGCCGTGCTTCTTCAGTTCGAGGATCTCGGTCGCCTCGTCCAGCGTGCCCGTGCCGCCGACCATGATCACGACGGCGTCCGACTTCGCGAGGAGCAGGGCCTTGCGCTCGGCGAGATCCTTGGCGATCACCATCTCGTCGGCCCGCTCCCGTACCGAGGCGCCCAGGAAGCCGACGGAGACGCCGACGAGCCGCCCGCCGGCCTCCTCCACCCCGTCGGCGACGACCTTCATCAGGCCGACGTCCGAACCGCCCCAGACGAGCGTGTGACCACCCTTGCCGAGGAGTTCGGCGAATTCCCGGGCGGGGCGGGTGTAGCGCTCGTCGAGGTCGGCGGCGGAGAGGAAGACACAGATATTCATGGATCCACGGTATCCGGGTGACCTCCTTGGGAAGAGGGCGTGCCCGGCCGTTGCTGACGGTAGAAGGGACCAGCGTCATACCGGCCTCAACAGAGGGACCGAGTTCACCGAAGGAGCGGATCGCCATGGCCAGGGGCCACACCATCACCGTCGAGCAGGGCACGGAGCACGTACGGGTGGTACGCGACGGGCAGGTCGTCGCGGACAGCCGCCGCCCGCTGCTGCTGCACGAGACCGGGCTGCCCGTCCGTTACTACCTGCCGCCGGAGGACGTCCGTACGGAGCTGCTGAGCCCGTCGGACACCACGACCCACTGCCCGTTCAAGGGCGACGCCTCCTACTGGTCGCTGCCCGACGCGCCCGACCTGGTCTGGGCGTATCCCGAGCCGAAGGACGAAGTGGCGGAGATCAAGGACCACTTCTGCTTCTACGAGACAGAGGTCGTCGCAAGCTGAGTGGCGGGCAAGGACCGACGGGAAAAAAACTTCTCCGATTTCCGCTCGCCCGCGATGAGTTCCGCCGAGCACGCCGGTCCATATGCGTATGGACCAAGTGGGCAGGGCCGAGTCGGGTGACGGCACCCTCATCGCGTACCGGCGGACGAGCGGCGAGGGACCGCCGGTGATCATGGTGGGAGGGGCGTTCAGCACGGCGGACGCGGAAGCGCCGCTGGCGGCGCTCCTCGCACCGCGCTTCAGTGTGATCACCTACGACCGGCGGGGGCGCGGCAGCAGCGGCGACACGGCGCCGTACGCGGTGGAGCGCGAGATCGAGGACATCGCCGCCCTCCTTACGGAGGCGGGCGGCAGTGCCTCGGTGTACGGGATGTCGTCGGGCGCCGCCCTGGCGCTGGAGGCGGCCGCGGCGGGGCTGCCGATCACCCAACTCGCCGTGTACGAGCCTCCGTACGACACGGGTGCGGCGGCGGATGTCACGGACGGCGCGGCGTACACGGCGCGGCTCGACGACCTGCTGGTGCGGGGGCGGCGGGACGAGGCCGTGGAGCTGTTCCTGTCGATGGTCGGGGTGGCGCCCGACGTGGTGGCGAGGATGCGCCGGGCGACGATGTGGCGGGGTATGACGGCGCTGGCGCACACCCTCGCGTACGACAACGCCGTGATGGGTCCCGGCCGGGTCCCGGTGGAGCGGCTCGCCCGGATCAGCGCGCGGGTGATGGTCGTGGACGGGGGCGCGAGTCCGCCGCCGATGCGGGTGGCGGCGCGGGCGGTGGCCGCCGCGGTGCCGCGCGGGCGGCACCGCACCCTGACGGGTCAGGTGCACGAGGTGGCGCCGCATGTGCTGGCGCCGGTCCTCGCGGAGTACTTCGCCGCGGCGGCGTGAGCACGGTGACGCCGAGGACGGTGCCGCCGGTGACGGTGACCGGCGGCGTGCTCGCCTCCCACGCCCGCTGCCGGCACGGGCGCGTGGGCTTCAGCGGATCGCGCCGTCCGGCAGCACCGCGTGCACGCCCCACACCTGATTGGCCACCTGTGTCACCCGCAGATCGACCGTCGTACTGGCCAGGGCCAGCGCCGTCCCCCGCTTCACCCCGTACAGCAACGTCATCCACGTCAGCATCGCGTCCAGGGCCCGCGCCGAAGCCTCGTTGAGGTCCGCGTCGAATCCGAAGGTGATCCGGCCCGCCGGGGTGACCGCGTGCGGTGTCGGGATCGGCGGGGAGGGTTCGAGGCCGACGGTCAGGCGGGTCGTCATGCCGCACTCGACCGCCGTGCCGGAGACCTCGCCGTCGCCCTGCGCGGCATGGCCGTCACCGACGCTGAGCAACGCGCCGGGCGCGGTGACGGGCAGGAACAGGGTCGATCCGGCGACCAGTTCGCGGCAGTCGATGTTGCCGCCGCCGAAGGTACGGGGCGGGGTCGTGGAGTGCTCGCCCGGTTCGTCGGGGGGTGTGCCGATGACGCCGAGGAAGGGCGCGAGGGAGACCGTGTGACCGTACTGGTCGGTCCCGGTGCCCTTGTCCGCGTCGAGGTCCCACAGCAGCCACTCGGCGTCCTCGGCGGTCATGCCCAGCCGGCGGGCGAGCGGGGTGTCGGACGT
This window of the Streptomyces niveus genome carries:
- the ligA gene encoding NAD-dependent DNA ligase LigA — protein: MAGEQQTAVPAEARERHAHLAEQVEEHRFRYYVKDQPVVSDGEFDKLLRALEALEERYAELRTPDSPTQKVAGAYETEFTAVEHRERMLSLDNAFDDEELAAWAERVARDVGAPGYHFLCELKVDGLAVNLTYEQGRLTRAATRGDGYTGEDITPNVRTIAEIPHRLTGDRVPELVEIRGEVFFPMDGFQELNARLVAAGDKPFANPRNAAAGSLRQKDPKVTASRPLHMVVHGIGAREGFDIDCLSHAYGLLEEWGLPTAQHNKVVEDLAGVREFISHFGENRHSVQHEIDGVVVKLDEISLQGRLGSTSRAPRWAIAWKYAPEEVNTKLVDIRVGVGRTGRVTPYAVVEPVHVAGSEVEFATLHNQEVVKAKGVLIGDTVVLRKAGDVIPEILGPVADLRDGSEREFEMPAVCPDCGTELQAMKEGDIDLRCPNARSCPAQLRERLFYLGGRKCLDIENFGYVAAAALTKPLEPSTPPLLNEGDLFTLTVDQLLPIKAYVLDSDSGLPKRDPETGEEKVVTVFANQEGQPKKNALAMLEHIEAAKERPLARIIAGLSIRHVGPVASVALAREFRSIDRIERATEEELAAVEGVGPTIAASLKQWFEVDWHREILRKWREAGVRMEEEGGGEDEGPRPLAGLTVVVTGTLENHTRDGAKEALQTLGAKVTGAVSKKTAFVVVGENPGSKFDKAMQLKVPVLDETGFAVLLAEGPEAAREAAVQAPGAPEDSAPEPAKDVPRTADDASAGSGTD
- a CDS encoding methionine synthase, whose protein sequence is MNETDGGTGNEPGTRAPAKALWGAATGVGSMPGGDARETAKGVTGTFEDFPHLAELPARGPGADMIGRTAGLLVEVFARVEPSGWRIGDRPGRDTRRARSWLGEDLDALEEFAQGYEGPLKVQVVGPWTLAAALELRNGESALSDPGACRDLAGSLVEGLTAHLADVRRRVPGATPVLQLDEPSLTAVLRGHIRTASGYRTHRAVDRQVVEDALRQVMRANGGPAVVHSCAPDVPFALLRRAEAAAVSFDFSLLTERDEEPIGEAVEGGVKLLAGVVAGTDTRLSDPGGSVMGIRTLWRRLGLDPGTLAESVVITPSCGLAGASPGYARAVMAHCVRAARSLADNPE
- a CDS encoding SDR family oxidoreductase is translated as MATHLITGAGSGIGAAVARRLHERGDDLLLFARDAGRGKELAAAHPGAGVLVGDLTNPERLSWALSHQTLPDRLDSLLHIAGIVDLGPVGELTPKAWTSQLNVNLVAPAELTRLFLPQLRASQGQVIFVNSGAGLTAHAGWAAYGASKHGLKALADALRQEERPNGVRVASVYPGRTATPMQVKVHGQEGKEYDASRWIDPESVATTILTALDLPRDAEINDLTVRPGR
- a CDS encoding TIGR00730 family Rossman fold protein, which encodes MNICVFLSAADLDERYTRPAREFAELLGKGGHTLVWGGSDVGLMKVVADGVEEAGGRLVGVSVGFLGASVRERADEMVIAKDLAERKALLLAKSDAVVIMVGGTGTLDEATEILELKKHGMHDKPVVLLNTAGFYDGLKEQFVRMDREGFLPLPLTELVFFAEEAVGALAYLEESVGVR
- a CDS encoding DUF427 domain-containing protein, translating into MARGHTITVEQGTEHVRVVRDGQVVADSRRPLLLHETGLPVRYYLPPEDVRTELLSPSDTTTHCPFKGDASYWSLPDAPDLVWAYPEPKDEVAEIKDHFCFYETEVVAS
- a CDS encoding alpha/beta fold hydrolase, which gives rise to MGRAESGDGTLIAYRRTSGEGPPVIMVGGAFSTADAEAPLAALLAPRFSVITYDRRGRGSSGDTAPYAVEREIEDIAALLTEAGGSASVYGMSSGAALALEAAAAGLPITQLAVYEPPYDTGAAADVTDGAAYTARLDDLLVRGRRDEAVELFLSMVGVAPDVVARMRRATMWRGMTALAHTLAYDNAVMGPGRVPVERLARISARVMVVDGGASPPPMRVAARAVAAAVPRGRHRTLTGQVHEVAPHVLAPVLAEYFAAAA
- a CDS encoding acetamidase/formamidase family protein is translated as MAEHILDSVPGTVSDVFSRELPPVLTVDPGDTLTVHTLDCAGHLERRRTADESVPRMFDERRGHCLVGPIAVRGAEPGMALSVRLESLRPDEWGFTAAATSDTPLARRLGMTAEDAEWLLWDLDADKGTGTDQYGHTVSLAPFLGVIGTPPDEPGEHSTTPPRTFGGGNIDCRELVAGSTLFLPVTAPGALLSVGDGHAAQGDGEVSGTAVECGMTTRLTVGLEPSPPIPTPHAVTPAGRITFGFDADLNEASARALDAMLTWMTLLYGVKRGTALALASTTVDLRVTQVANQVWGVHAVLPDGAIR